In Treponema primitia ZAS-2, a genomic segment contains:
- a CDS encoding undecaprenyl-diphosphate phosphatase — MNIFEAIILGVVQGLTEFLPVSSSGHLVLLQKIFGISEPVLLFDTMVHLGTLVAVFIVLWEDIWSILRRIVQPLTGFLILGTIPTVIIALVFKDTIEGAFQSAAFLGFSFLFTAAALMGSEFLSHRPGKARPQTAMGWFDALIIGICQAIAIIPGVSRSGLTLSGSLSRKLDRDFAARFSFLLSIPAILGALVLQLKGVLDGEPLGSIGIAPIIAGTLSAGVVGFFAIKFMLRIVKTRSLRGFALYVAILGVLVLGDQYAFHFFF; from the coding sequence ATGAACATTTTCGAAGCAATTATCCTGGGAGTGGTCCAGGGGCTTACTGAATTTTTGCCCGTAAGCAGCTCCGGCCATTTGGTACTTTTACAGAAGATCTTCGGCATTTCTGAACCAGTACTGCTTTTTGACACCATGGTCCATCTGGGGACCTTGGTTGCTGTTTTTATCGTACTTTGGGAGGATATTTGGTCTATTCTGCGCCGGATTGTCCAGCCCCTTACGGGTTTTCTTATCCTGGGGACCATTCCTACGGTTATTATCGCCCTGGTCTTTAAAGACACCATCGAAGGGGCCTTCCAATCGGCGGCCTTCCTGGGCTTTTCCTTCCTTTTCACCGCAGCGGCCCTCATGGGGTCAGAATTTCTGTCCCATCGGCCCGGAAAAGCACGGCCCCAAACTGCTATGGGCTGGTTTGATGCCTTGATTATCGGAATTTGCCAGGCAATTGCCATTATTCCCGGGGTTTCCCGGTCCGGGCTGACCCTTTCGGGGTCCCTGTCCCGTAAGCTAGACCGGGATTTTGCCGCCCGCTTCTCCTTTCTCCTGTCCATTCCGGCGATCCTGGGCGCCCTGGTATTGCAACTGAAGGGTGTCCTTGACGGGGAGCCCCTGGGCAGCATCGGGATAGCGCCCATCATTGCCGGGACCCTGTCCGCCGGGGTGGTGGGCTTCTTTGCGATAAAATTCATGCTGCGGATCGTGAAAACCCGCTCCCTCCGGGGCTTTGCCCTCTATGTAGCCATCCTCGGCGTCCTGGTCCTGGGAGATCAATATGCATTTCACTTCTTTTTTTAA
- a CDS encoding nucleotide exchange factor GrpE → MPKNASHEKDQEETSENTVNGVSGVENPGGEPGATDSVGPEPTTAGTEAAGGDPAIEGSQAPELTAEEQIAALEEQLREVKDQYLRKAADFENFRKRMNREKQEAIDFANQSLLLDLILIIDDFERAIKSVESLSSASKEFDSFYEGINMIEKRLTSQLENKWGLKRFDSAGEAFDPNRHEALMMEKSPEIAEPVVKEEFLKGYTLKDRVVRSAKVKVLMPGEATEQ, encoded by the coding sequence ATGCCCAAAAATGCATCTCACGAGAAGGACCAGGAAGAAACCTCAGAAAATACCGTGAACGGCGTTTCTGGCGTGGAAAACCCGGGTGGAGAGCCCGGGGCCACCGATTCTGTGGGGCCGGAACCCACAACTGCCGGGACAGAGGCGGCTGGCGGCGATCCTGCTATCGAGGGCAGCCAGGCCCCGGAACTGACGGCGGAGGAGCAGATTGCAGCCCTGGAGGAACAGCTCCGGGAGGTAAAGGACCAATATCTGCGGAAGGCAGCGGATTTTGAGAATTTCCGCAAGCGGATGAACCGGGAAAAGCAGGAGGCTATCGACTTTGCGAACCAGAGCCTGCTCCTGGACCTTATCCTTATCATCGATGATTTTGAGCGGGCTATTAAATCCGTGGAAAGCCTGAGTTCCGCTTCGAAAGAATTTGACAGTTTCTATGAGGGCATCAACATGATTGAAAAGCGCCTTACCTCCCAGTTGGAAAACAAATGGGGGCTTAAGCGCTTTGACTCTGCCGGGGAAGCCTTTGATCCGAACCGGCATGAAGCCCTTATGATGGAAAAATCCCCCGAAATTGCCGAACCGGTAGTCAAGGAGGAGTTTCTCAAGGGGTATACCCTTAAGGACCGGGTTGTCCGAAGCGCCAAGGTTAAGGTTTTGATGCCCGGAGAAGCCACAGAGCAATAG